In a genomic window of Kluyveromyces marxianus DMKU3-1042 DNA, complete genome, chromosome 7:
- the RPR2 gene encoding uncharacterized protein, which translates to MIVSSLCNKLMLVAYVVIYLRFMKDQTMSIALLSLVLMFCSYASHSLLMVYHAELTENHEEMRTIMMRNFRGLQILLLLETVGSLAYHSVIDLEKDVCRWKFGYWFTQFIGDAQCGKGGRTMLIILDIIFVYIVLLSTSYMSTNVEINTVDFKVNLSALDVERYGILSLLRMKSLDIDANSLKVTLDEFNVDLGDSYTNYNTMDVLDSD; encoded by the coding sequence ATGATTGTATCGAGTCTTTGCAACAAGCTTATGCTTGTTGCGTATGTGGTTATATATTTGCGGTTCATGAAGGACCAGACGATGAGCATTGCGCTACTATCGCTTGTTCTAATGTTCTGTAGCTATGCTTCGCACTCTTTGCTGATGGTGTATCATGCTGAACTGACGGAGAACCATGAAGAAATGCGGACTATAATGATGCGGAATTTCCGAGGGTTGCAAATCCTGTTGCTTCTCGAGACGGTGGGGTCGCTGGCGTACCACTCTGTGATAGATCTAGAGAAGGATGTGTGTCGGTGGAAGTTTGGGTACTGGTTTACGCAGTTTATTGGGGACGCACAGTGCGGTAAGGGTGGCCGCACGATGTTGATTATTTTGGATATTATATTTGTGTATATTGTGCTACTTTCGACAAGCTACATGAGTACTAATGTGGAGATCAACACTGTTGATTTCAAGGTGAATCTTTCTGCGTTGGACGTGGAAAGATACGGGATTCTCAGTCTTTTGCGGATGAAGTCGTTGGACATCGATGCTAACTCGCTAAAGGTGACGCTTGACGAGTTCAACGTGGATTTGGGGGATTCGTATACGAACTACAACACCATGGATGTCTTGGACTCTGACTAG
- the RPR2 gene encoding ribonuclease P protein subunit RPR2, which yields MSTNVEINTVDFKVNLSALDVERYGILSLLRMKSLDIDANSLKVTLDEFNVDLGDSEVERRAERDGLRERLEKLLEGFGHSKPALDHFVMGKQEVKESPDVIQVRPPKNVGNKDHFQRLSYLLQVSAFLAEKLKDKDVDEALSRNYIKNMDSIRKKNQLALSPHVKRLTCKKCQRLLMAGRNMEMEITNTSRKGRTKQSKADVLVYRCKCGTVKRFPIGKDPSYKLHVEESDNLIDV from the exons ATGAGTACTAATGTGGAGATCAACACTGTTGATTTCAAGGTGAATCTTTCTGCGTTGGACGTGGAAAGATACGGGATTCTCAGTCTTTTGCGGATGAAGTCGTTGGACATCGATGCTAACTCGCTAAAGGTGACGCTTGACGAGTTCAACGTGGATTTGGGGGATTC agaagttgaaagaagagcTGAAAGAGATGGATTGAGAGAAAGGTTAGAGAAGCTGCTCGAAGGGTTCGGCCACAGTAAGCCTGCATTGGATCATTTCGTAATGGGGAAACAGGAGGTTAAAGAATCTCCAGATGTCATACAAGTTCGTCCTCCGAAAAACGTGGGGAACAAAGACCATTTCCAAAGACTCAGCTACCTGTTGCAGGTATCTGCATTTTTGGCGGAGAAGCTCAAGGATAAGGACGTGGACGAGGCGTTGAGTCGAAACTACATCAAGAACATGGACTCGATCCGCAAGAAGAACCAACTTGCTCTATCGCCGCATGTGAAGAGGCTCACGTGCAAGAAGTGCCAGCGATTGCTCATGGCAGGACGAAACATGGAGATGGAGATCACCAACACGAGCCGCAAGGGCAGGACCAAGCAGAGCAAAGCCGACGTGCTGGTGTATCGATGCAAGTGTGGCACGGTGAAACGGTTCCCCATAGGTAAGGACCCATCCTACAAGCTGCATGTCGAGGAGTCGGACAACCTCATCGACGTATAG
- the MIM1 gene encoding Mim1p, whose protein sequence is MAEEVFNDIPEELHATILPREVSSDANDTTSLKDEEKQYLSENSVSVSRNQSSTTKSLSQLPSENGVSFGKILSFAGSCSINLVLPFINGLMLGFGELVAHEISWNWNWFNKSNNGYRIFPENRKQAATATAKNPSSNDADANDKFL, encoded by the coding sequence ATGGCCGAAGAGGTTTTCAACGATATTCCAGAAGAACTGCACGCTACTATACTGCCCAGAGAGGTAAGTTCAGATGCAAATGATACCACGTCGCTAAAAGACGAAGAGAAACAGTACCTGTCAGAAAACAGCGTTTCTGTGTCGAGAAACCAGAGCTCGACAACCAAGAGCTTGAGCCAGCTTCCCAGCGAAAACGGAGTGTCTTTCGGGAAGATTTTATCGTTCGCCGGATCTTGTTCGATAAACCTGGTCTTGCCCTTCATCAACGGCCTCATGCTTGGGTTCGGAGAGCTTGTGGCCCACGAAATAAGCTGGAACTGGAACTGGTTCAACAAGAGCAACAATGGGTACAGGATCTTCCCGGAAAACAGGAAACAGgctgctactgctactgctaAGAACCCCTCCTCTAACGACGCTGACGCTAATGATAAATTCCtttaa
- the PRE6 gene encoding proteasome core particle subunit alpha 4 produces the protein MSGYDRALSIFSPDGHIFQVEYALEAVKRGTCAVGLKGQDCVVLGCERRSTLKLQDPRITPSKISKIDNHVVLSFAGLNADSRILIEKARVEAQSHRLTLEDPVTVEYLTRYVAGVQQRYTQSGGVRPFGVSVLIAGFDPRDNKPRLYQTEPSGIYSAWCAQSIGRNSKTVREFLEKNYNKDAPPENEKECVKLTIKSLLEVVQTGARNIEITVVKPDSQIVTLTTEEISSYVDEIEAEKQQDLDKKKQQEQDK, from the coding sequence ATGAGTGGGTATGATAGAGCATTGTCTATTTTCTCGCCGGATGGACACATTTTCCAGGTTGAGTATGCATTAGAAGCGGTTAAAAGAGGTACGTGTGCAGTGGGGCTCAAGGGCCAGGACTGTGTGGTTCTAGGGTGCGAGAGAAGGTCTACATTGAAGCTTCAGGACCCCAGAATCACGCCGTCGAAGATCTCGAAGATCGATAACCATGTTGTTCTTTCGTTTGCAGGGCTAAATGCGGACTCTAGAATTTTGATTGAGAAGGCTCGTGTAGAGGCTCAATCGCACCGTTTGACGTTGGAGGATCCTGTGACGGTGGAATATTTGACGCGATATGTGGCTGGGGTGCAGCAGCGCTACACTCAGTCTGGTGGTGTGAGGCCCTTTGGTGTTTCTGTGTTGATAGCGGGGTTTGATCCACGGGACAACAAGCCGCGTTTATACCAGACGGAGCCCAGTGGTATCTATTCAGCATGGTGTGCGCAATCGATTGGGAGGAATTCGAAGACGGTACGCGAGTttttagagaagaattACAACAAGGATGCGCCTCCAGAAAACGAGAAGGAGTGCGTGAAGCTGACGATCAAGTCTTTGCTCGAGGTGGTGCAGACGGGAGCGCGGAACATTGAGATCACTGTGGTAAAACCCGACTCGCAGATCGTGACGCTAACCACCGAGGAAATAAGCAGCTACGTGGACGAGATCGAGGCCGAGAAGCAGCAGGACCTCgataagaagaagcagcaggAGCAGGACAAGTAG